From Halobacillus sp. Marseille-Q1614, the proteins below share one genomic window:
- a CDS encoding ketopantoate reductase family protein, which produces MKIVILGAGALGAYYGARWQEAGHEVINLVREGRAQQLREKGLKLHSTMGDYEVPEVNIAESPDEIEEADLIFLSVKGYHLHGTVHWLKSLVQKGAKVLPVLNGVEHLPILQKELGEEAVIGGLAYIIATLDENGHVVHTSPFHDVVFGPLHPSQQQICEELNLACNQANMNGSQSSNILEDIWNKYMFISAFSGITTATNLPIGEIRSFPQTFIIAKRLLEEMKDLANAHDIHLTEEHVNKAFDNLKGFDHDMTSSMHQDRRKGLPLEVEHLHGGALRLAADHNVPMPYTQTIHAMIKPFEAYQE; this is translated from the coding sequence ATGAAAATTGTTATATTAGGAGCAGGAGCTCTTGGCGCATACTACGGAGCAAGGTGGCAGGAGGCCGGCCATGAAGTTATTAACCTGGTAAGAGAAGGACGGGCCCAGCAGCTGCGGGAAAAAGGACTAAAGCTCCACAGCACGATGGGTGATTACGAAGTTCCAGAGGTTAACATTGCGGAAAGCCCGGACGAAATCGAAGAAGCTGACCTCATTTTTCTTTCCGTAAAAGGCTATCACCTTCACGGAACGGTCCATTGGCTGAAATCCCTTGTTCAAAAAGGAGCTAAGGTTCTTCCTGTTCTTAATGGAGTGGAACACTTACCGATTCTTCAAAAAGAGCTTGGAGAGGAAGCAGTCATCGGCGGGCTGGCTTATATCATTGCAACTCTCGATGAAAACGGCCACGTCGTACATACGAGCCCTTTTCACGATGTCGTCTTCGGCCCTCTCCACCCATCTCAGCAGCAAATCTGCGAGGAGTTAAACCTGGCTTGTAATCAAGCCAATATGAATGGCAGCCAAAGTTCAAATATTTTAGAAGATATTTGGAACAAATACATGTTTATCTCTGCTTTTTCAGGAATAACTACAGCGACCAACCTTCCTATCGGTGAAATAAGAAGCTTTCCGCAGACATTTATTATTGCAAAAAGACTTCTTGAAGAAATGAAGGATTTAGCGAATGCACATGATATTCATTTAACTGAAGAACATGTAAATAAAGCTTTTGACAATCTTAAAGGTTTTGATCACGATATGACTTCTTCGATGCACCAGGATCGCCGCAAAGGGCTCCCGCTTGAAGTAGAGCACCTTCACGGAGGGGCCTTAAGACTAGCTGCCGATCATAATGTACCTATGCCTTACACGCAAACTATCCATGCGATGATTAAACCGTTTGAAGCTTATCAGGAATAA
- a CDS encoding enoyl-CoA hydratase/isomerase family protein, producing MKLGNKHLLASLEGPILSCVLNQPERLNAFSDEMITGLQEALTEAEQNPEIKVVVLSGAGRAFSAGGDVKTMGDSTANHLYEHVGELNKLILKIKDLSKPVIAVVHGYAAGAGFNLALACDQILAAEESKFVLSFAQVGLVSDGGGHYFLSKLIGPYRTKELLFTAEPIPVETAAQWGIVNRVIPLENLEADAMDYALRLAKGPGRAIGMMKKLVDLSERSSLEDILEQERLTQAIMVSTEDHKEGVQAFKNKRKPEFLGR from the coding sequence ATGAAACTAGGAAATAAACATTTGCTGGCCAGTCTGGAAGGCCCGATTCTTTCTTGTGTACTAAATCAGCCGGAGCGGTTGAATGCTTTTTCAGACGAGATGATCACCGGTTTGCAGGAGGCATTGACAGAAGCTGAACAAAATCCCGAAATCAAGGTAGTTGTGCTTAGTGGCGCCGGACGTGCTTTTTCAGCAGGCGGAGATGTAAAAACGATGGGTGACTCTACGGCTAATCACCTCTATGAGCATGTAGGAGAACTAAACAAGTTAATCCTAAAGATTAAAGATTTATCAAAGCCTGTTATTGCGGTGGTTCATGGATATGCGGCTGGCGCTGGATTTAATTTGGCCCTTGCCTGTGACCAGATTTTAGCAGCAGAAGAGAGTAAGTTTGTGTTAAGTTTTGCACAGGTAGGACTAGTGTCAGATGGGGGCGGCCACTACTTCTTATCCAAACTGATTGGCCCTTACCGTACGAAGGAACTCCTTTTCACAGCTGAACCGATCCCTGTTGAGACGGCCGCACAATGGGGGATTGTCAATCGAGTCATACCATTAGAAAATCTGGAAGCCGACGCCATGGATTATGCTTTAAGGCTGGCTAAAGGACCTGGTCGGGCAATAGGAATGATGAAGAAACTCGTAGATCTATCAGAACGCTCTTCCCTTGAGGATATTCTGGAGCAGGAGCGCTTAACACAGGCAATTATGGTTTCCACAGAAGATCACAAAGAAGGAGTTCAAGCTTTTAAAAACAAACGTAAGCCCGAATTCTTAGGGAGGTAA
- a CDS encoding M15 family metallopeptidase — MVWFVFLAFAGGLFFYSLIETQDQRSNIYEVEEGNLPSQLHPTVEKKKDELIERAAEKNIDVVITDGLRTIEEQEEIYERGRSAKGNVVSYAKGGESYHNYGLAIDFALRTDAGDIVWDLERDDNENGKADWMEVADTAKELGFEWGGDWSSFKDYPHLQMDFGLSIRQLQNGKRPRVDPIEN, encoded by the coding sequence ATGGTCTGGTTTGTGTTCCTTGCTTTCGCTGGAGGTTTATTTTTTTATTCACTTATTGAAACGCAGGATCAGCGTTCGAACATATACGAAGTGGAGGAAGGGAATTTGCCTTCACAGCTCCATCCAACCGTTGAGAAAAAGAAGGATGAATTGATTGAGCGGGCTGCAGAAAAAAATATTGATGTAGTCATTACAGACGGCTTGCGCACGATCGAGGAACAGGAAGAAATATATGAAAGGGGACGCTCAGCTAAAGGGAACGTTGTTTCCTATGCTAAAGGAGGAGAATCCTATCATAATTACGGACTGGCGATCGACTTTGCTTTAAGAACTGATGCAGGTGACATCGTCTGGGATTTAGAACGAGATGATAATGAAAATGGAAAAGCAGACTGGATGGAAGTTGCAGATACTGCGAAGGAATTAGGCTTTGAATGGGGAGGAGATTGGAGTTCCTTCAAAGACTATCCCCACTTGCAGATGGATTTTGGTTTGAGCATCCGGCAGCTGCAAAACGGAAAAAGGCCGCGGGTGGACCCTATAGAAAATTAA
- a CDS encoding acryloyl-CoA reductase, with protein sequence MTTFQAFQISRNDNGEINAQIENLNKKDLPQGDVLIKVHYSSVNYKDGMVSTPDNPLVKNYPIIPGIDLAGVVEESDDPKFKEGDQVIATSYEIGVNHPGGYSEYASIPSEWVVPLPDGISLEESMIYGTAGFTAALSVHRLEANGLTPEDGPILVTGASGGVGSMAVAMLAKRGYNVEASTGSKEHENYLKRLGAQKVISREDVYDGNLKPIQSERWAAAVDPVGGEQLASLLGQLKYQGGAAVSGLTGGTKIPTQVYPFILRGISLIGIDSVNCPMPLRKKIWHRLADDLKTTDAFEEIKSVINLEEVTDTLQSILQGNTRGRVIVKL encoded by the coding sequence GTGACAACCTTTCAGGCCTTTCAGATCAGCCGTAATGATAACGGAGAAATAAATGCACAGATTGAAAACTTAAATAAGAAAGATCTCCCTCAAGGCGATGTTCTTATTAAAGTTCATTACTCAAGTGTTAATTATAAGGATGGGATGGTATCCACACCTGATAATCCACTCGTTAAGAATTATCCAATTATTCCAGGAATTGACCTGGCAGGGGTCGTCGAAGAGTCTGATGATCCTAAATTTAAAGAAGGAGACCAAGTCATCGCCACCAGCTATGAGATTGGAGTCAATCATCCTGGCGGTTACAGCGAATATGCCAGTATTCCTTCTGAATGGGTGGTCCCGCTGCCTGATGGGATTTCACTTGAAGAATCAATGATCTATGGAACGGCTGGTTTTACTGCAGCCCTCTCGGTTCATCGTCTTGAAGCAAACGGCCTCACACCTGAAGACGGACCAATCCTTGTAACCGGAGCTTCTGGCGGCGTCGGAAGCATGGCCGTCGCAATGCTGGCTAAAAGAGGTTACAATGTCGAAGCCAGCACAGGCAGTAAAGAACATGAAAATTATTTAAAAAGACTCGGCGCACAAAAAGTCATTTCCCGGGAAGATGTCTATGATGGCAATTTAAAGCCTATCCAAAGTGAAAGATGGGCAGCGGCCGTTGATCCTGTAGGCGGTGAGCAGCTTGCTTCGCTGCTGGGACAGCTCAAATATCAGGGCGGTGCCGCCGTAAGCGGATTAACAGGTGGAACAAAAATTCCAACACAGGTTTATCCATTCATTCTACGGGGTATTAGCTTGATAGGCATTGACTCTGTGAACTGTCCAATGCCGCTCCGCAAGAAAATTTGGCACCGGCTGGCTGACGACTTGAAGACGACTGATGCTTTTGAAGAGATTAAATCTGTAATAAACCTAGAGGAAGTAACCGATACATTACAGAGTATTCTTCAAGGAAACACCCGCGGTCGAGTAATAGTAAAACTTTAA
- a CDS encoding phosphotransferase family protein — MTRVNDTQKVRKGEELPHDQLEAFLRKRFPDLPSDSLIINQFGTGHSNLTYELKIGDWEAVLRRPPMGPVAPKAHDMEREYNVLKALHPVFPLAPEPLVFDEGSVLGKPFFLMERRHGLVLDTEFPEGISGSAQMGRKISETMVDRLVELHRIDYEKTELQRMVKPDGFMERQIHGWIKRFEKAGTDDVVSGERIKKWLIAHIPPHSEASVIHYDYKLNNALFNGKGDMVGLFDWEMTTVGDPLADLGAAMSYWIESDDPKILQRGLGKTPLTAREGFYTRDEFIEQYAVKSGRNVEKMHIYLTFAYFKLAGIIQQIYYRYKNGQTNDPRFANMNVFVNNLIQHAEETAGI; from the coding sequence GTGACAAGAGTGAATGATACTCAAAAAGTTCGTAAGGGGGAGGAGCTGCCTCATGACCAGCTTGAAGCCTTCCTTAGAAAAAGATTTCCTGACCTGCCTTCAGATTCTCTTATTATTAACCAGTTTGGCACAGGCCACTCAAACCTTACGTACGAGTTGAAGATTGGAGACTGGGAAGCAGTGCTCCGCAGGCCTCCTATGGGACCCGTTGCACCGAAAGCTCACGATATGGAGCGTGAGTATAATGTATTAAAGGCGCTGCATCCGGTATTCCCATTAGCACCGGAGCCTTTAGTCTTTGATGAGGGCAGTGTACTAGGTAAGCCATTTTTCCTTATGGAGCGAAGACATGGACTTGTGTTAGACACTGAGTTTCCAGAAGGGATAAGTGGAAGTGCTCAAATGGGGCGCAAAATCTCAGAAACTATGGTTGATCGTCTGGTAGAGCTTCACAGGATTGATTATGAAAAAACAGAGCTTCAAAGGATGGTTAAGCCTGACGGGTTTATGGAACGGCAGATTCATGGCTGGATTAAACGGTTTGAAAAAGCAGGAACGGATGATGTCGTCTCAGGAGAACGAATCAAAAAATGGCTGATCGCACATATCCCTCCCCATTCAGAAGCGTCCGTTATTCACTATGATTATAAGCTGAATAATGCCCTTTTCAATGGAAAAGGTGACATGGTTGGTTTGTTTGACTGGGAGATGACAACAGTCGGTGACCCTCTGGCGGATTTAGGTGCTGCTATGAGCTATTGGATTGAAAGCGACGACCCGAAGATTTTGCAGCGGGGGCTTGGTAAAACACCATTAACCGCCCGGGAAGGGTTTTACACTCGTGATGAATTTATAGAGCAGTATGCCGTAAAAAGCGGTCGTAACGTTGAAAAGATGCACATTTACTTAACGTTCGCTTACTTTAAACTGGCAGGCATCATCCAGCAGATTTATTACAGATACAAAAATGGCCAGACGAATGATCCGCGGTTTGCGAATATGAATGTATTCGTCAATAACTTGATACAGCATGCGGAAGAAACGGCAGGTATATAA
- a CDS encoding 3-hydroxyacyl-CoA dehydrogenase family protein, translated as MNIQNVTVIGAGSMGHQIAMLSALAGFDTNIHDVNEEVLKQARHKLNKIMDKWVGKDKISMEERDRAFEKLYFTTDLEEAARHADLVIEAVIEKLDVKQDVFEKLDKAAPDHAGLATNSSTIVSSLIADVTSRPDKVCNMHFFFPPLVMDCVEVVKGEHTSEETARLAMDVCKRMNRTAVLLQKEISGFIANRILFAIQKEAMALYEDGYADFKDIDKITRKALSHPIGPFELMDLSGIDVGYYVMLQQYAETGDPKDKPSKTLVDKVEAGELGKKTGKGFYDYHSRI; from the coding sequence ATGAATATCCAAAATGTGACGGTCATCGGCGCAGGTTCAATGGGGCATCAAATTGCCATGCTAAGCGCTCTAGCCGGTTTTGATACCAACATTCATGACGTAAATGAGGAAGTGTTAAAGCAGGCGAGGCACAAACTTAACAAAATTATGGATAAGTGGGTAGGGAAAGACAAGATCTCTATGGAAGAGCGGGACCGTGCTTTTGAAAAGCTGTATTTTACGACAGATCTTGAAGAGGCCGCTCGCCATGCCGACCTCGTAATCGAGGCGGTGATCGAAAAGCTGGACGTGAAGCAGGATGTCTTTGAAAAGCTTGATAAGGCAGCACCGGACCACGCGGGGCTTGCGACTAACTCTTCTACCATCGTCAGTTCCCTGATCGCTGATGTTACCAGCAGACCGGATAAGGTGTGCAATATGCACTTTTTCTTTCCGCCGCTAGTTATGGATTGTGTAGAGGTAGTAAAAGGAGAACATACCTCTGAGGAGACGGCCCGGCTGGCTATGGACGTGTGTAAACGGATGAACCGGACGGCGGTCCTTTTGCAAAAGGAGATTTCCGGGTTTATTGCTAATCGGATCCTTTTCGCCATTCAGAAGGAAGCGATGGCGTTATATGAGGACGGCTATGCTGACTTTAAAGATATCGATAAGATTACCCGAAAAGCTTTAAGTCACCCGATTGGTCCTTTTGAGTTAATGGATTTATCAGGAATCGATGTAGGTTATTACGTAATGCTGCAGCAATACGCGGAAACCGGGGATCCAAAAGATAAACCGTCCAAAACGTTAGTCGACAAAGTAGAAGCAGGAGAACTTGGCAAAAAAACAGGCAAAGGATTTTATGATTATCATTCAAGGATCTAG
- a CDS encoding quinone oxidoreductase: MKVVQFKEFGSPDVLKYTDINQPAAEGHEVLLKVTAIGVNYADTARREGAYVVPTPLPFIPGAEVAGVIEEVGDHVKNFSEGDRVVTLISSGGYAEYAVADANSLIPIPEGVSDQLAAALPLQGLTAYHILKTMGRLTEGETVLVHAAAGGVGSLAVQLAKYFKAGKVIATASTEEKLSLAAELGADELVNYTEPNWREKVLEVTGGKGVDVALEMAGGEIFHETIKCMRSFGRVVVYGAASGEPPVMYPAGLMNRNLSVVGFFLPQIMKKPELFQRSLKEILQLVMEDKLKLTLGGVYPLEDAALVHELLQGRRTKGKIILTP, translated from the coding sequence ATGAAGGTTGTTCAATTTAAGGAATTCGGTTCCCCAGATGTTCTCAAATATACGGATATCAACCAGCCGGCAGCAGAGGGTCATGAAGTACTGTTAAAGGTTACAGCGATCGGGGTTAACTATGCTGATACAGCTCGAAGGGAAGGGGCCTATGTAGTTCCGACACCGCTGCCTTTTATCCCGGGCGCTGAAGTAGCTGGAGTCATTGAGGAAGTCGGAGATCATGTGAAAAACTTTTCCGAGGGAGATCGTGTCGTTACTCTGATTTCATCAGGAGGCTATGCAGAGTATGCGGTGGCTGATGCAAACAGCCTTATTCCTATCCCTGAAGGAGTAAGTGACCAATTGGCTGCTGCCCTTCCACTGCAGGGCCTGACCGCTTATCACATTTTAAAAACGATGGGAAGGCTCACTGAGGGGGAGACTGTATTGGTCCATGCTGCAGCAGGTGGAGTTGGATCATTGGCCGTTCAGCTGGCAAAATACTTCAAGGCAGGTAAAGTCATTGCTACAGCAAGTACGGAAGAAAAGCTGTCTCTGGCTGCAGAGCTTGGAGCGGATGAGCTGGTAAATTATACGGAACCGAATTGGCGGGAGAAAGTCTTGGAAGTTACCGGCGGAAAAGGTGTTGATGTAGCTTTAGAGATGGCAGGAGGAGAGATTTTTCACGAAACGATCAAATGCATGCGTTCCTTTGGCAGAGTGGTAGTATATGGGGCAGCCAGCGGAGAACCGCCTGTTATGTACCCTGCAGGACTAATGAACCGAAACTTATCAGTTGTTGGGTTTTTCCTTCCGCAAATTATGAAAAAGCCGGAGCTGTTTCAGCGAAGCCTGAAAGAAATCCTTCAGCTTGTGATGGAAGACAAACTCAAGCTCACGCTCGGAGGAGTATATCCATTAGAAGATGCGGCTTTAGTGCATGAGCTTTTGCAGGGCCGGAGAACGAAAGGCAAAATAATCTTAACACCATAA
- the glnA gene encoding type I glutamate--ammonia ligase, with the protein MTYTKQSILETVKEKKVEFIRLEFTDMMGDTKNVELPIEEIEMVLENEAMFDSSSISGFSDIQESDMYLYPDLDTFLILPQELDEDPIARFICDIYTPDGEPFEGDPRYILKRAMKEAHDLGYTVNVGPEPEFFLFKLNDEGYPVRKMNDRAGYFDASPKDKGDNVRRDIVRTLKKIGFEMEASHHEVAKGQHEINFRFDELIKTADNIQTFKNVVKDVATNHNYHATFMPKPVSTDNGSGMHCHLSLFEDGDSAFYDNGAHDEISQIMKYFMGGILKHASGITAITNPNVNSYKRLVPGYEAPVSVAWSHANRSCMIRVPTTRGMGTRFEVRNPDPTANPYLALAVLIQAGLEGIKEKIDPGEAESRNLYEVTDDSIPTLPTNLKEALEALRKDELLLNALGEHTSKVFIDEKEAEWTEYSLQVSSWELEHYMNK; encoded by the coding sequence ATGACGTATACTAAACAATCAATCTTAGAAACTGTGAAAGAGAAAAAAGTGGAATTCATTCGCTTGGAATTCACAGATATGATGGGAGATACGAAAAACGTAGAGCTTCCTATTGAAGAAATTGAAATGGTGTTAGAAAATGAAGCTATGTTCGACAGCTCATCGATTTCCGGTTTCTCTGATATCCAGGAAAGCGATATGTATTTATATCCTGATTTAGATACATTTTTAATCTTGCCCCAAGAACTGGACGAAGATCCGATTGCTCGATTTATTTGTGATATCTATACTCCTGATGGTGAGCCATTTGAAGGAGACCCTCGTTATATCCTTAAAAGAGCAATGAAAGAAGCTCATGACTTAGGTTATACCGTAAATGTAGGGCCGGAGCCTGAATTCTTCCTTTTCAAACTGAATGACGAAGGCTATCCAGTTCGTAAAATGAACGACCGTGCCGGTTATTTTGATGCTTCTCCTAAAGATAAAGGCGATAATGTCCGCCGTGATATTGTCCGCACGCTGAAAAAAATCGGCTTTGAAATGGAAGCTTCCCACCACGAAGTTGCCAAAGGGCAGCACGAAATCAACTTCCGTTTTGACGAATTGATTAAAACAGCTGACAATATTCAAACCTTTAAAAACGTCGTAAAAGACGTCGCTACTAATCATAATTACCACGCGACATTTATGCCTAAACCAGTGTCAACAGATAATGGCTCTGGTATGCACTGCCACCTATCCTTGTTTGAGGATGGAGACAGCGCCTTCTATGATAATGGAGCACATGATGAGATTTCCCAGATTATGAAATACTTCATGGGCGGTATTCTTAAGCACGCCAGCGGAATTACTGCTATTACCAACCCGAATGTTAACTCATATAAGCGTTTAGTTCCCGGCTATGAAGCGCCGGTAAGTGTAGCCTGGTCTCACGCTAACCGCAGCTGTATGATCCGTGTGCCAACTACACGCGGCATGGGCACCCGTTTCGAAGTTCGAAATCCGGACCCGACAGCTAACCCTTATTTAGCTTTAGCTGTCCTTATTCAGGCCGGTCTTGAAGGAATTAAAGAAAAAATTGATCCAGGCGAAGCTGAATCCCGTAACCTGTATGAGGTTACAGATGACAGCATCCCGACTCTTCCAACCAACCTGAAGGAAGCGCTTGAAGCTCTTCGGAAAGATGAACTTCTTCTTAATGCACTTGGAGAACATACTTCAAAAGTGTTTATCGACGAGAAAGAAGCTGAATGGACGGAGTACTCCCTGCAAGTAAGCAGCTGGGAGCTTGAACATTATATGAACAAATAA
- a CDS encoding DUF2188 domain-containing protein: MPWDSNDYPSSLKNLDTTVRKKAIDIANAMIDEGYDEGRAIPIATEQAKEWYDNASKSEIDQVRNMSDKKLRSRDKEAKEQDSSRPELMDKGEHVVSHEKGWAVQTEDAKQPSNVYEKKQDAVERAEEIARNKGTKVIIHKKDGSVQKQKSFKE; the protein is encoded by the coding sequence ATGCCTTGGGATTCAAATGATTATCCAAGCTCTTTAAAAAACCTCGACACAACCGTCCGTAAGAAAGCCATAGACATTGCTAATGCAATGATTGATGAAGGCTATGATGAAGGGAGAGCTATCCCGATCGCGACTGAACAGGCTAAGGAATGGTACGATAATGCGAGTAAAAGTGAAATTGATCAAGTAAGAAATATGTCTGATAAAAAATTGCGAAGCAGGGATAAAGAGGCCAAAGAGCAGGATTCCAGCCGCCCTGAGCTAATGGATAAAGGTGAGCATGTCGTCAGCCATGAAAAGGGCTGGGCTGTTCAAACAGAAGATGCCAAGCAGCCGTCTAATGTTTATGAGAAAAAACAAGATGCTGTAGAGAGGGCTGAAGAAATTGCCAGGAATAAAGGAACTAAAGTGATTATTCATAAAAAAGACGGAAGCGTTCAAAAACAAAAATCTTTTAAAGAATAA
- a CDS encoding YwbE family protein, giving the protein MNGQNRKDIAPGAEVEIVLKKDQRSGALTHGIVKDILTNSPFHPHGIKVRLEDGQVGRVKNIVK; this is encoded by the coding sequence TTGAATGGACAAAATAGAAAAGATATAGCACCGGGAGCAGAAGTGGAAATTGTATTAAAGAAAGATCAGCGCAGCGGTGCTTTAACACATGGAATCGTAAAAGATATTTTAACTAATTCACCTTTTCATCCTCATGGCATTAAAGTGAGGTTAGAGGATGGACAGGTTGGACGAGTGAAAAATATTGTGAAATAA
- a CDS encoding thioesterase family protein, whose amino-acid sequence MHETQINVRFCETDLLGHVNNNNYFVYMEDSRIKFFEDLNLIDDDWNFIVASIKCDFIKQVYYGQELILKTGVSKIGTSSFHMEQDMYIKSSGDLAAKGSTVVVQFDFSEQKSRPLTDEMKKGLEAHQLAVK is encoded by the coding sequence ATGCATGAAACACAGATTAATGTCCGGTTTTGTGAAACAGATTTACTGGGACACGTAAATAACAACAATTATTTTGTCTATATGGAAGATTCACGGATTAAGTTTTTTGAGGATTTAAACCTTATAGATGATGACTGGAATTTCATTGTGGCTTCAATCAAGTGTGATTTTATAAAACAGGTCTACTACGGACAGGAGCTCATCTTAAAAACAGGTGTGAGTAAGATTGGCACTTCCAGTTTTCACATGGAGCAGGATATGTATATCAAAAGCTCCGGCGATTTAGCGGCTAAAGGAAGTACGGTAGTCGTTCAATTTGATTTTAGTGAGCAGAAAAGCCGTCCTTTAACAGATGAAATGAAAAAAGGGCTGGAAGCCCATCAGCTTGCGGTTAAATAA
- a CDS encoding SDR family oxidoreductase, with the protein MHVMELFNLKGKTAIVTGGGRGLGEQIAEGLAEAGADIVLCSRKKEACEEVAQRLQEQRGVKTLALSCDITNAQDIQNVVNHTVQEFGKIDILVNNSGATWGAPALEMPLEAFQKVMNVNVTGTFLMSQKVGEVMVKQQSGKIINIASIAGLGGADPRFMDTVGYNASKGAVITFTKDLAVKWGSSNVQVNALAPGFFPTKMSRGLLEQGGDFILDRTPLGRFGSEKDLKGAALFLASAASDYVTGDVLVVDGGMHASC; encoded by the coding sequence ATGCATGTAATGGAGCTGTTCAATTTAAAAGGTAAGACAGCGATTGTGACAGGCGGAGGCCGAGGTTTAGGGGAACAAATTGCAGAAGGATTGGCTGAAGCGGGAGCTGATATTGTTTTGTGTTCGAGGAAAAAGGAAGCCTGTGAAGAAGTGGCTCAGCGACTTCAAGAGCAGAGGGGTGTAAAAACACTGGCTCTTTCTTGTGACATAACAAATGCTCAGGATATTCAAAATGTTGTTAATCACACTGTCCAGGAGTTTGGGAAGATCGATATTTTAGTAAACAACAGTGGAGCCACTTGGGGAGCTCCGGCGCTTGAAATGCCGCTTGAAGCTTTTCAAAAAGTAATGAATGTCAATGTGACGGGCACTTTTCTTATGTCGCAGAAAGTCGGAGAGGTCATGGTCAAACAGCAGTCCGGGAAGATCATTAACATTGCTTCTATAGCAGGTCTTGGAGGAGCAGACCCTCGTTTTATGGATACGGTCGGCTATAACGCCAGTAAAGGGGCTGTGATTACTTTTACAAAAGACTTAGCCGTGAAATGGGGAAGCTCCAATGTTCAAGTAAATGCACTGGCACCTGGATTTTTTCCGACAAAAATGTCGCGGGGCCTTCTTGAACAGGGAGGGGATTTTATATTAGACCGTACACCGCTGGGGCGGTTTGGCAGTGAAAAGGATTTAAAAGGAGCGGCATTGTTCTTGGCTTCTGCTGCTTCTGATTATGTGACGGGAGATGTATTAGTTGTTGATGGCGGAATGCACGCTTCATGCTGA
- a CDS encoding DUF1428 family protein, whose translation MYTIICFFRVKEENLDLFLKTAKKTGNLLMSHGAIDHKLYCSSELTGQQGSMGLLNLFELDEGEELIMGQSVFNSEEHYYEVMKDTGNDDIIQYLSSYMEDLVEMEKTISSKFHSA comes from the coding sequence ATGTATACAATCATCTGCTTCTTTCGAGTTAAAGAAGAAAACTTGGACCTTTTTTTAAAAACAGCAAAGAAAACAGGGAATTTACTTATGTCACATGGAGCTATAGATCACAAGCTGTACTGCTCTAGTGAATTAACCGGACAGCAAGGATCCATGGGGCTGCTGAACCTTTTCGAACTGGACGAAGGCGAAGAACTCATCATGGGACAAAGCGTATTTAATAGTGAAGAACACTATTATGAAGTGATGAAAGATACAGGAAACGATGACATTATTCAATACTTAAGCAGCTATATGGAAGATCTAGTCGAAATGGAAAAAACGATAAGCTCGAAGTTTCATTCAGCTTAG
- a CDS encoding 2-phosphosulfolactate phosphatase, with translation MGSIQLIFKKEDIHPELMRGKVAVVFDVLFATSTITAALADGATSVIPVYDQAQAREKAKSLDEAHVLAGEEQGRTIKGFHHPLRSFLNPIVKGKHLILSTTNGTVAVNRSSQADHLYTSSLLNNREMAKHIVENHLEETIVLVCSGTSGHFTMEDFYGAGSLISYLVEMGEFDLTDSAQTALLFYNGIPNSPFDLLRSTKIGQILMGFGMDEKEIKFVAQEGLFHVISKYDSSSSQIRLVE, from the coding sequence ATGGGGAGCATCCAGCTGATTTTTAAGAAGGAAGATATTCATCCTGAGTTAATGAGGGGAAAAGTAGCAGTCGTATTCGATGTTTTATTTGCTACTTCAACCATAACAGCGGCCTTAGCTGATGGAGCAACATCTGTAATACCCGTTTATGATCAGGCTCAGGCACGTGAGAAGGCAAAGTCATTGGATGAAGCTCATGTACTTGCCGGAGAAGAGCAGGGGCGGACGATCAAAGGCTTCCACCATCCTTTAAGGTCATTCCTCAATCCTATAGTAAAAGGAAAGCATCTGATCCTGTCGACTACGAATGGGACAGTAGCTGTTAACCGTTCCAGCCAGGCGGATCATTTATATACTTCTTCCCTGTTAAATAATCGGGAAATGGCTAAGCATATCGTTGAAAATCATCTTGAGGAAACGATTGTTCTCGTCTGTTCTGGTACCAGTGGTCACTTTACAATGGAGGACTTTTACGGTGCGGGAAGCCTGATTTCCTACCTTGTAGAAATGGGAGAGTTCGATTTAACAGACTCTGCTCAGACCGCTCTTTTGTTTTATAACGGAATTCCAAACTCGCCCTTTGATCTGCTGAGATCCACTAAAATCGGTCAAATCTTGATGGGATTTGGGATGGATGAAAAGGAGATTAAATTTGTCGCCCAGGAAGGGTTGTTTCACGTCATTAGTAAATACGATTCTTCCTCAAGTCAGATAAGGCTGGTTGAATAA